A genomic window from Fibrobacterota bacterium includes:
- a CDS encoding ribonuclease HII, with amino-acid sequence MPGPVGGLDEAGRGPLAGPVVAAVVVAPAGFQLPGLNDSKKLTEKRREALAEEIRSDPRLRWALGWASAAEIDSVNILQATFLAMRRALESLADLPGSIVVDGNRKLPGWSRPQEAVIEGDGLIVSIAAASILAKTVRDAHLVELDQKYPEYGFRIHKGYPVPAHLSALAKWGPCPEHRRSFAPVRRLLEETHLELGPQ; translated from the coding sequence TTGCCGGGTCCGGTCGGCGGCTTGGATGAGGCGGGCCGAGGTCCTTTGGCCGGACCGGTGGTCGCCGCGGTGGTGGTAGCCCCGGCCGGTTTCCAGTTACCCGGCTTGAACGACTCCAAAAAACTCACCGAAAAGCGCAGAGAAGCCCTCGCCGAGGAAATTCGAAGCGATCCCCGGTTGCGGTGGGCGCTGGGGTGGGCAAGCGCTGCGGAAATCGATTCCGTGAACATCCTGCAGGCCACGTTCCTGGCCATGCGCCGCGCTTTGGAGTCTCTCGCAGACCTGCCCGGATCGATCGTGGTGGATGGAAACCGGAAACTCCCGGGATGGAGCAGACCTCAGGAGGCTGTGATCGAGGGGGACGGGCTGATCGTTTCCATCGCCGCCGCGAGCATTCTGGCCAAAACCGTCCGCGATGCCCATCTGGTGGAGCTGGACCAGAAATACCCCGAGTACGGCTTTCGGATCCACAAGGGCTACCCCGTTCCCGCCCATCTTTCCGCTTTGGCCAAGTGGGGGCCTTGTCCCGAACACCGGCGTAGCTTTGCCCCAGTGCGCCGCTTGCTGGAAGAAACCCATCTGGAGTTGGGGCCGCAGTGA
- a CDS encoding ABC transporter substrate-binding protein, producing MSIAKLSSLVALVALSAFAQTEKDPVELIKGNDKALLSVLKSYKPEVKAQKDSLRLLVNTMFSFKEMGKRSLGKTWATLSKADQDSFQVLFHKAVENTSIRRLERYKADSTRYSVSGAGEKTVVKAVVFQGTDTSNVVYKMFQENGKWIAWDLVIDQSSSLNNYRDQFKTIIADKGFPAVLSKLRAKAKD from the coding sequence ATGTCCATCGCCAAACTTTCATCGCTTGTCGCCCTGGTGGCGCTCTCCGCTTTCGCCCAGACAGAGAAGGATCCAGTCGAGCTGATCAAAGGAAACGACAAGGCGCTTCTTTCCGTCCTGAAGTCCTACAAGCCAGAGGTGAAAGCCCAGAAGGATTCGCTTCGCTTGCTGGTCAACACCATGTTTTCGTTCAAGGAGATGGGAAAGCGTTCGCTTGGCAAGACCTGGGCGACCCTTTCCAAGGCAGACCAAGACTCTTTCCAAGTTCTTTTCCACAAAGCGGTGGAAAACACCTCCATCCGCCGCCTCGAGCGGTACAAGGCCGACTCCACCCGCTATTCCGTCAGTGGAGCAGGTGAAAAAACCGTCGTGAAGGCGGTGGTTTTCCAGGGTACGGACACCTCGAACGTGGTTTACAAGATGTTCCAGGAAAACGGGAAGTGGATCGCTTGGGACCTGGTGATCGATCAATCCTCCAGCCTCAACAACTATCGCGACCAATTCAAGACCATCATCGCCGACAAGGGTTTTCCAGCGGTGCTTTCCAAGTTGCGCGCCAAGGCCAAGGATTGA
- a CDS encoding TolC family protein, translated as MNWVIPAIFFSVGAQAGGLKISDVVHRTLERQPQLAEDSISLQQSQTQIERLKRKVVLPVFEVSVGFAPAPGFRYEYEKGVGQDSARVVDSTRKYAWWPLGPTFGTEISVAQPLNVGKLRAGMKAARAGVRVAEAELNGRRQTYVKQSLEYLFGFQYANRMLAMLKEANQRLDSVQNALQTKLDDGDEDASQTELFQLKIGRFELEKSLQEARLGRDRAREGLAFVLGYPSADSMVIADSLLEPLPEIGPYTDIETRFAHPDMVRLKAGLAAKSSLVDVERANMGPDIFVFGKFSYTKAWVANRDEQNKDVLITDPLNDIGGMLGLGFRWHLNFWSQLAEVKRAELDWQQLRRKEVYARRGLLALAKDAWLRYNAMGQRQKSAKVALDAADGWLKSVGQQVDLDPSRGKDLIAPYKTWLDFQNKYWDSVHERNKLALEVLLATGTLLEQPALVGTTPIQ; from the coding sequence ATGAATTGGGTCATCCCTGCCATTTTTTTCTCGGTTGGCGCCCAGGCGGGCGGCCTGAAAATTTCTGACGTGGTTCACCGCACCCTGGAGCGCCAGCCCCAGCTTGCCGAAGATTCCATCAGCCTCCAGCAATCCCAGACCCAGATCGAACGGCTCAAGCGCAAGGTTGTGCTCCCCGTGTTCGAGGTGTCCGTGGGGTTTGCGCCAGCGCCTGGATTTCGCTACGAATACGAAAAAGGAGTCGGCCAGGATTCGGCGAGGGTGGTCGATTCCACCCGAAAGTACGCCTGGTGGCCTTTGGGCCCTACATTCGGAACGGAAATTTCCGTCGCTCAGCCTTTGAACGTCGGCAAGTTGCGGGCGGGCATGAAGGCGGCTCGTGCAGGGGTTCGAGTGGCCGAGGCGGAACTCAACGGGCGTCGGCAAACCTATGTGAAGCAATCCTTGGAATATCTCTTTGGCTTCCAGTATGCCAACCGGATGCTGGCCATGCTGAAGGAAGCCAACCAGCGATTGGACAGCGTCCAGAATGCTCTGCAAACCAAGCTCGACGATGGCGATGAAGACGCTTCCCAGACGGAGCTGTTCCAACTGAAAATCGGGCGCTTCGAACTGGAAAAGAGCTTGCAGGAAGCCCGGTTGGGACGCGACCGCGCTCGTGAAGGCTTGGCGTTCGTGCTGGGATATCCATCGGCGGATTCGATGGTGATCGCCGACAGCCTCTTGGAGCCCCTGCCGGAGATCGGACCCTACACCGACATCGAAACCCGATTCGCCCATCCGGATATGGTTCGCCTGAAAGCTGGATTGGCCGCCAAATCCTCCCTGGTGGACGTGGAGCGCGCCAACATGGGGCCGGACATTTTTGTGTTTGGCAAATTTTCCTATACCAAGGCCTGGGTGGCCAATCGCGATGAGCAGAACAAGGACGTCCTGATCACCGATCCCCTCAACGACATCGGGGGGATGCTGGGCCTGGGATTTCGCTGGCACCTGAACTTCTGGAGCCAGCTCGCCGAAGTCAAACGCGCCGAACTGGATTGGCAGCAATTGCGACGCAAGGAAGTCTACGCCCGCCGAGGATTGTTGGCGTTGGCCAAGGACGCGTGGCTTCGGTACAACGCCATGGGGCAGCGACAAAAGTCGGCCAAGGTGGCTTTGGATGCCGCCGATGGCTGGCTGAAATCTGTCGGCCAGCAGGTGGATCTGGACCCCTCGCGGGGCAAAGATCTGATCGCGCCGTACAAGACTTGGCTGGATTTTCAGAACAAATATTGGGACAGTGTCCACGAACGCAACAAACTCGCGCTGGAGGTCTTGCTGGCCACCGGAACCCTTCTGGAGCAGCCTGCGCTTGTCGGGACCACACCGATCCAGTAA
- a CDS encoding TIGR01212 family radical SAM protein (This family includes YhcC from E. coli K-12, an uncharacterized radical SAM protein.), with the protein MGSSRSIADLVLTLGQDLQRRFGQRVHKLALDTGFTCPNRDGTAGRGGCTFCNNDTFAPTARRKPTLAVQMSEGALVVGKRTGAQRYLAYFQAYTNTYGDLSRMKSLWEEALSFPGCVGISVGTRPDCLAPGVLEELARLQDGGAMVWLELGLQSAFDETLRQVNRGHDAAVYFTECARARALGIPVCAHLILGLPGERREHALETHRQVVEAGVDGLKIHPLHVVKGSLLASQWRRSEYIPLSMSEYVSWTCDLVERTPPEVVFHRLTGTCEAELLLSPLWCEKKWDVINGIESELRARGTRQGSKA; encoded by the coding sequence GTGGGATCTTCGCGGTCGATCGCCGACCTGGTCTTGACGCTCGGGCAGGATCTCCAGCGGCGCTTCGGACAACGGGTCCACAAGCTGGCCCTGGATACCGGCTTCACGTGCCCCAATCGCGACGGCACGGCGGGTCGGGGCGGATGCACGTTCTGCAACAACGACACCTTCGCGCCCACCGCGCGACGCAAGCCAACCCTGGCCGTCCAAATGTCGGAAGGCGCATTGGTTGTCGGAAAGCGCACCGGAGCACAGAGGTACCTGGCGTACTTCCAGGCCTACACAAACACCTACGGCGACCTTTCCCGCATGAAATCCCTTTGGGAGGAAGCTCTCTCCTTTCCAGGTTGTGTCGGAATTTCCGTGGGCACGCGCCCGGATTGTTTGGCGCCGGGAGTGTTGGAAGAGCTCGCCCGGCTGCAGGACGGTGGCGCCATGGTCTGGCTGGAACTTGGCCTGCAATCGGCCTTCGATGAAACCCTGCGGCAAGTCAACCGAGGCCACGACGCGGCTGTCTATTTCACGGAATGCGCTCGCGCCCGCGCGTTGGGGATTCCCGTCTGCGCGCACCTGATTCTCGGGCTTCCGGGTGAACGACGCGAGCACGCGTTGGAAACCCACCGGCAGGTCGTCGAGGCGGGTGTGGATGGATTGAAGATCCATCCGTTGCACGTGGTCAAAGGAAGCCTTCTGGCCTCGCAATGGCGGCGTTCGGAATACATTCCGCTTTCGATGTCGGAATATGTCAGCTGGACCTGCGACCTGGTGGAGCGGACCCCTCCCGAGGTGGTGTTCCACCGTCTGACCGGCACCTGCGAGGCCGAGCTCCTGCTTTCGCCCTTGTGGTGCGAGAAGAAATGGGACGTGATCAACGGGATCGAATCGGAATTGCGCGCACGAGGGACCAGGCAGGGATCCAAGGCCTGA
- a CDS encoding adenosine kinase, whose product MSRYQQILGVGAALLDLLAHVPDEFVAATQRPKGGMTLVDPPDQQAMLASLGAGWAEAPGGSACNTLVGLARLGSSARFLGKRGPDAVGDRLEGSLRDAGLVLDFPHGTTDTGTVLSLVTPDAQRTMFTSLGSSAQFAPSDLDAYSWKGVGLVYLEGYLLFNTPFFDAVLAKANAAGIPVILDCGSFDVVQIFRDNLREILGQGRLAGLLANEDESRALTETDPEHSLEWIAQHVDLAVVKLGSRGALLAQGGKQVIAPVANVSKVLDTTGAGDLWASGLIHGLDRGLDLAHAAHLAAVTAAEVIQVLGAQIPSEGWERIRKAV is encoded by the coding sequence GTGAGCCGATATCAGCAAATATTGGGCGTTGGCGCGGCGCTCCTCGATCTTCTCGCGCACGTTCCGGACGAATTCGTCGCGGCCACCCAACGCCCAAAGGGCGGAATGACTCTTGTGGATCCACCCGATCAGCAGGCCATGTTGGCATCCCTCGGTGCAGGCTGGGCGGAGGCTCCTGGGGGGTCCGCTTGCAACACCTTGGTGGGGCTGGCTCGGTTGGGTTCTTCCGCGCGTTTTTTGGGCAAACGCGGCCCGGATGCGGTGGGGGATCGCCTGGAAGGCTCGTTGCGCGATGCCGGCCTGGTTCTTGATTTTCCTCACGGCACCACGGACACCGGCACGGTGCTTTCTCTCGTGACGCCGGATGCCCAGCGCACCATGTTCACGTCGTTGGGCTCGTCCGCGCAGTTCGCGCCATCCGATCTCGATGCCTACTCGTGGAAGGGTGTCGGGCTGGTGTACCTGGAAGGGTACCTCCTGTTCAATACGCCCTTTTTCGACGCGGTCCTGGCCAAGGCCAACGCCGCGGGAATTCCCGTGATCCTGGATTGCGGATCCTTCGATGTGGTGCAGATCTTCCGCGACAACCTCCGCGAGATCCTCGGACAGGGACGTTTGGCCGGGCTTTTGGCCAACGAGGACGAATCCCGCGCCTTGACAGAAACTGACCCCGAACATTCGCTGGAATGGATCGCCCAGCATGTCGACCTGGCCGTGGTCAAACTGGGATCCCGCGGGGCGTTGCTCGCCCAGGGCGGCAAGCAGGTGATCGCGCCCGTCGCGAACGTCTCGAAGGTACTGGATACCACCGGGGCCGGCGATCTGTGGGCCTCCGGCTTGATCCATGGTCTCGATCGCGGTCTGGATCTCGCCCATGCGGCGCACTTGGCGGCCGTGACCGCCGCCGAAGTGATCCAAGTCCTCGGAGCCCAAATTCCGTCAGAAGGCTGGGAGAGGATCCGAAAGGCCGTCTGA
- the dnaG gene encoding DNA primase translates to MMVSLEQAKEEVRSRADLVSIVGRRVALKRKGAYFVGRCPFHDDHDPSMHVNTQLGIYKCFVCGAGGDVFKFVMEIEHMGFREALELLARETGVTLPDRSAEDPQVAIRHGAARSALDFAQDWFHKKLLDSPDVLTYARRRGLTDGEITDFHLGFAPEGGLLEAARQNGHSMESLEGAGLAVRGDRGQWRERFRLRLIFPLQDMSKRVVGFAGRNLRKGRKDIPKYLNSPETDFYRKSQFLFGLGHARSEIAKLGEAVVVEGYMDWMALWRHGIHNVVAVSGTAFTREQARLLARHGKRVVCFFDGDKAGLAAAERSLPVLLAEGLEAKIADLAQKAKDPDELLKAEGPEGLRECITRSRHWVHFLMSGFRTNTPYPSPEDKSEFLRRVRSLLATIPDDDLREQCIREAHPHLEILGVGDQDLRKPVGKPEPIRNAPARNASSSFATFPVQPVAQKEILSGIRRVEAQFLHVILSHPTLALDVRDTVHPSDLASERCQELWDLILASCELADGPLEPRSFVANLESSLAGFVAELFQLFEVRQDELEARAWLDDFQRDLEARRMRKQRRLLTAQARISTETDRPLSEFSELLAREQHLLSPRMEP, encoded by the coding sequence GTGATGGTTTCACTGGAGCAGGCCAAGGAGGAAGTTCGGTCGAGGGCCGATCTGGTCTCCATCGTCGGTAGGCGCGTCGCCCTCAAGCGCAAGGGCGCCTATTTCGTGGGGCGTTGCCCGTTCCACGACGACCACGATCCCTCCATGCACGTGAACACCCAACTGGGCATCTACAAGTGCTTTGTGTGTGGAGCCGGCGGCGACGTTTTCAAGTTCGTCATGGAAATCGAACACATGGGGTTTCGGGAAGCCTTGGAGTTGTTGGCTCGCGAGACCGGAGTGACGCTGCCCGACCGATCGGCCGAAGACCCTCAGGTGGCCATCCGCCATGGCGCCGCCCGATCGGCCCTGGATTTCGCCCAAGACTGGTTCCATAAAAAGCTCCTGGACTCCCCGGATGTCCTCACCTACGCGCGACGCCGTGGATTGACCGATGGGGAAATCACCGATTTCCATCTGGGCTTCGCCCCCGAAGGTGGCTTGCTGGAGGCCGCACGGCAGAATGGGCACTCCATGGAAAGCCTGGAAGGAGCCGGATTGGCCGTGCGTGGCGATCGAGGCCAGTGGCGTGAACGCTTCCGGCTTCGCCTGATCTTCCCCCTCCAGGATATGTCCAAACGCGTGGTGGGCTTTGCAGGCCGAAATCTGCGCAAAGGCCGCAAGGACATTCCCAAGTATTTGAACTCGCCGGAAACGGATTTCTACCGCAAAAGCCAGTTCCTGTTCGGTCTGGGTCACGCCCGCTCGGAAATCGCCAAATTGGGTGAGGCGGTGGTGGTGGAAGGCTACATGGACTGGATGGCCCTTTGGCGCCACGGCATCCACAACGTGGTGGCAGTTTCCGGCACGGCTTTCACTCGCGAGCAGGCAAGGCTTTTGGCGCGCCACGGCAAGCGCGTGGTGTGCTTTTTCGACGGCGACAAAGCGGGACTTGCCGCTGCCGAACGCTCGTTGCCGGTACTTCTGGCGGAAGGCCTGGAAGCCAAGATCGCGGATCTGGCCCAAAAAGCGAAAGACCCGGACGAGCTACTGAAAGCCGAGGGGCCGGAGGGCCTTCGGGAGTGCATCACCCGATCGCGCCATTGGGTGCACTTTCTGATGTCCGGTTTCCGCACGAACACACCCTACCCCTCGCCGGAAGACAAATCGGAATTTCTCCGGCGTGTGCGCAGCCTACTGGCCACCATCCCCGATGACGATCTACGCGAACAGTGCATCCGGGAGGCCCACCCGCACCTGGAAATTCTCGGTGTGGGCGACCAGGATCTGCGCAAACCCGTTGGAAAGCCGGAACCCATCCGCAATGCCCCCGCTAGAAACGCTTCCTCCTCTTTCGCGACTTTCCCCGTGCAACCTGTCGCACAAAAGGAGATACTGTCCGGAATCCGTCGAGTGGAGGCGCAGTTTTTGCACGTGATCCTTTCCCACCCAACTCTGGCCCTGGATGTGCGCGACACCGTGCACCCCTCCGACCTCGCTTCCGAGCGTTGCCAGGAATTGTGGGATTTGATCCTGGCATCTTGCGAACTTGCCGACGGTCCCCTGGAACCCCGTTCTTTCGTCGCAAATCTCGAATCCTCCCTTGCCGGATTCGTCGCCGAACTGTTTCAATTGTTTGAAGTGCGACAAGACGAACTCGAAGCCAGGGCTTGGTTGGACGATTTTCAGCGCGATCTGGAAGCGCGGCGCATGCGCAAGCAACGTCGCCTCCTGACCGCGCAGGCACGGATCTCCACCGAAACCGATCGCCCCTTGTCAGAATTTTCCGAGCTGCTCGCTCGGGAACAGCACCTTCTCTCCCCCAGGATGGAACCGTGA
- a CDS encoding type II toxin-antitoxin system VapC family toxin produces MSLVLVDTPLFVAWMARDSRVGPERSSLLSKAKGRIALSQASWYEIAQELQEGRLRFPLPAQLWLEKALEASQAVVIPLSPAIVARSARIPGTELDTVDRLIAATAIEHDLELATWNPALGGIGGICYFF; encoded by the coding sequence ATGAGTCTGGTTCTGGTGGATACCCCGCTCTTCGTGGCCTGGATGGCGCGAGATTCCCGGGTGGGGCCGGAGCGCTCTTCGTTGTTGTCAAAGGCCAAGGGTCGGATCGCGCTGAGTCAGGCCAGTTGGTACGAGATCGCCCAAGAGCTCCAAGAGGGGCGTCTGCGGTTTCCCCTTCCCGCCCAATTGTGGCTGGAAAAAGCCTTGGAAGCTTCCCAGGCAGTGGTGATCCCGCTCTCGCCCGCGATCGTGGCAAGATCTGCGCGCATTCCTGGGACGGAACTGGATACGGTCGATCGCCTGATTGCTGCCACGGCCATCGAACATGATCTGGAGTTGGCCACATGGAACCCCGCCTTGGGCGGGATCGGTGGGATCTGCTACTTCTTCTGA
- a CDS encoding SprT-like domain-containing protein: MNALGRVIQGVLDLFGSDPQPRVILPRATAPRSAPPVGQSVARELSSRRKRGWSLVRKEGRWVCLVPSALMGAPPDIQQQLDEWIRAVLHPSPGSRARKQQSQKVIFAWMEPRTLEKVPVARPEGHAWDLQVLFDGLNQAYFEGRLEAVLRWSPKWGGLSTHQSLRTQHGHVHLITIARAYDATDVPKFAVEGVLYHEMCHIACPPRAGTGEKRVIHHREFREAERKYEHWTLWRDWERKNLRRRVKRGHHLLTGHK, encoded by the coding sequence GTGAACGCCTTGGGCCGGGTGATCCAGGGAGTGCTGGATTTGTTTGGCTCGGATCCGCAACCTAGGGTCATCCTGCCACGGGCGACTGCCCCAAGATCCGCCCCGCCCGTCGGCCAATCGGTCGCTCGGGAGCTCTCCTCCCGCCGAAAGCGCGGGTGGAGCCTGGTCCGCAAAGAGGGACGCTGGGTTTGTTTGGTTCCTTCCGCCCTGATGGGTGCTCCTCCAGATATCCAGCAGCAGCTGGATGAATGGATCCGTGCCGTCCTCCATCCTTCGCCAGGTTCGCGTGCGCGCAAACAACAAAGCCAAAAGGTCATTTTTGCCTGGATGGAGCCAAGGACCTTGGAGAAGGTTCCTGTTGCCCGGCCGGAGGGACACGCATGGGACTTGCAGGTGCTTTTTGACGGCTTGAACCAGGCCTACTTCGAGGGACGCCTGGAGGCGGTCTTGCGATGGTCTCCCAAATGGGGAGGGCTTTCCACCCATCAGTCGCTGCGCACCCAGCATGGTCATGTGCATCTGATCACCATTGCCAGAGCCTACGATGCGACCGATGTCCCGAAATTTGCGGTCGAAGGGGTTCTGTACCATGAAATGTGCCACATCGCATGTCCTCCTCGTGCGGGAACCGGTGAGAAGCGCGTGATCCATCACCGGGAATTTCGCGAGGCGGAACGCAAGTACGAGCACTGGACGCTCTGGCGCGATTGGGAAAGAAAAAATCTTCGCCGACGCGTAAAAAGAGGTCATCACTTGTTGACTGGTCACAAATAG
- the ptsP gene encoding phosphoenolpyruvate--protein phosphotransferase gives MEENPSRSLSLLSDFARIVSRASGLREIATQVVRLLSEHLGGDLCNLYLADPETMTLTLEAASSGTPSTPVKLEIGEGLTGMIAQTRESLNVANGPRTPGFRRFVQLTEDTQVSYLGVPMVTRGRCNGVVVVRSVREEVQPADVEHLVVALASHLSGVVESARLLLALERGTGDRERQLQILDDSSGRKSGTTAFAKKGEMQLLRGFAAAPGMVLGTSYRHGEQIHRSALELLASDGEASEKLALDAAIHASLEEIHRCEAAAVELVGQELAFVFGAQALLLNDPVFHASVVTRIAGGNSAALAVFDAVDQMVQVMLQAKSDYLRERAADFADIGRMLVGKLVGRTLSERDPNGAVVFAQALSPGDLVVLATRGAKAFVTAEGGVTSHVSLMSRALNLPAITGVGAPATEVEDGDQILVDAVVGNVFVRPTRSVLEEYQRVSEIEEARVEVGADRELLGPCKLASGEIIQVAANVGLLREFSVARARGADCVGLYRTEFPYLMRRDAPTEAQQLAVYQKAFEEFPDRTITFRTLDLGGDKIAPFLQNPENQELEDNPFLGQRSIRLSLAHPELFRTQLRALLRACDSRRGRILFPMISAVDEMKEVLRQVDLARAELRSRGLAFQEEVQVGAMIEVPAAVEIASHLTRLVDFLSVGTNDLLQYTVAADRGNRKVAELASNYHPALLSLLSRLSWEATRAGVPVSVCGEMAADPACALFLAGIQVDTLSMDSRYIPRTKVLLRGYTMTELKEIAGGARKLATSGEVNRFLHQNLRVPPEAERLFSGVH, from the coding sequence ATGGAGGAAAATCCGTCCAGATCCTTGTCGCTTTTGTCCGATTTCGCGAGGATCGTCTCGCGAGCGAGCGGATTGCGGGAGATCGCCACGCAAGTGGTACGTCTGCTGTCGGAACATCTGGGCGGCGACCTTTGCAACCTCTACCTGGCTGATCCCGAAACCATGACGCTCACGCTGGAGGCAGCTTCCTCCGGGACTCCTTCCACGCCCGTGAAGCTGGAAATCGGAGAGGGTCTGACAGGCATGATCGCCCAGACCCGTGAGAGTCTGAATGTGGCCAATGGGCCGCGCACCCCCGGATTCCGGCGGTTTGTCCAGCTGACCGAAGACACCCAGGTCTCCTACCTGGGTGTACCCATGGTCACGCGTGGCCGCTGCAACGGCGTGGTGGTGGTCCGGTCGGTTCGCGAAGAGGTTCAGCCGGCGGATGTGGAGCATCTGGTGGTGGCTCTCGCGTCCCATCTGTCCGGTGTGGTGGAAAGCGCCCGTCTGCTCCTAGCACTCGAGAGGGGAACCGGAGACCGGGAACGCCAGCTGCAGATCCTCGACGATTCCTCCGGAAGGAAATCGGGCACAACCGCCTTCGCCAAAAAAGGCGAGATGCAGCTGTTGCGTGGCTTCGCCGCCGCGCCCGGCATGGTGCTGGGCACGTCCTACCGCCATGGGGAGCAGATCCACAGAAGCGCCCTGGAACTTCTGGCCTCCGACGGAGAGGCCAGCGAGAAGCTGGCGCTCGATGCGGCCATCCATGCGAGCCTCGAAGAGATCCATCGCTGCGAAGCCGCCGCGGTGGAACTGGTTGGACAAGAATTGGCATTCGTTTTCGGCGCACAGGCGCTGTTGCTCAACGATCCCGTGTTCCACGCTTCGGTGGTCACACGGATCGCCGGCGGGAATTCCGCGGCCCTGGCCGTGTTCGATGCGGTGGACCAGATGGTCCAGGTCATGCTCCAGGCCAAGAGCGACTACCTGCGGGAACGGGCGGCGGATTTCGCCGACATCGGACGCATGCTCGTGGGAAAACTCGTTGGGAGGACCCTTTCCGAACGCGACCCCAATGGTGCGGTCGTGTTCGCCCAGGCGTTGTCGCCGGGCGATCTGGTGGTGTTGGCGACCCGGGGTGCGAAGGCGTTCGTGACCGCCGAAGGCGGAGTGACCAGCCACGTCAGCCTGATGTCCAGAGCCCTGAATCTCCCCGCCATCACCGGGGTGGGAGCGCCTGCCACGGAAGTGGAGGACGGCGACCAGATCCTGGTGGATGCGGTGGTGGGCAACGTGTTCGTGCGGCCCACCCGCTCGGTTCTGGAAGAGTACCAGCGGGTTTCCGAGATCGAGGAAGCTCGGGTGGAGGTCGGCGCCGACCGCGAGTTGCTGGGACCCTGCAAGCTCGCTTCGGGTGAAATCATCCAGGTGGCCGCAAACGTGGGCTTGTTGCGTGAGTTTTCCGTCGCCCGCGCACGCGGCGCCGATTGCGTGGGACTGTACCGCACGGAGTTCCCGTACCTGATGCGCCGGGACGCCCCGACGGAAGCCCAGCAGTTGGCGGTCTACCAGAAGGCCTTCGAGGAATTTCCGGATCGCACCATCACTTTCCGGACCTTGGATCTTGGGGGCGACAAGATCGCGCCATTCCTGCAGAATCCGGAAAACCAGGAACTGGAAGACAATCCCTTTTTGGGCCAGCGCTCGATCCGATTGTCCTTGGCCCATCCGGAATTGTTCCGCACCCAGTTGCGCGCCCTCCTGCGGGCCTGCGATTCGCGGCGTGGACGGATTTTGTTCCCCATGATCTCCGCCGTCGACGAGATGAAGGAAGTCCTTCGCCAAGTGGATTTGGCCCGGGCGGAACTGCGCTCCCGGGGATTGGCCTTCCAGGAAGAAGTCCAGGTCGGCGCCATGATCGAGGTTCCGGCCGCGGTGGAAATCGCCAGCCACCTCACGCGATTGGTGGATTTCCTTTCCGTGGGCACCAACGATCTGCTGCAGTACACCGTGGCGGCCGATCGCGGCAACCGCAAGGTGGCCGAGCTCGCCAGCAACTACCATCCGGCACTTCTGAGTCTGCTGTCCAGGCTTTCGTGGGAAGCGACCCGCGCGGGGGTGCCGGTTTCCGTCTGTGGCGAAATGGCTGCCGATCCCGCCTGCGCCCTGTTCTTGGCAGGCATCCAGGTGGACACCCTTTCGATGGATTCCCGCTACATCCCTCGCACCAAAGTGCTTCTGAGAGGCTACACCATGACGGAGCTGAAGGAAATCGCCGGTGGTGCTCGCAAGCTCGCGACCTCCGGCGAAGTCAATCGGTTCCTCCATCAGAACCTGCGTGTCCCGCCCGAAGCCGAGCGGCTGTTCTCCGGTGTCCACTAG